One Myxococcota bacterium genomic window, GCCAGATCGAGTCGGTGAAGTCACTCCTGGCGGCGGGCGCGGACCCGAACTCGCGCGACCGCAAGGGCATGACCGCGCTGGTGCTGGCCGCGCAGGAGGGCAACACCGACGTCGCGCTCGCGCTGCTCAAGGCCGGCGCGAACCCGAACAGCAAGGCGCGCGGCGGGCAGACCCCGCTCATGCTGGCCGCCATGAAGGGCCGCAGCGCGGTCGTGAACGCGCTGCTCGCCGGCGGCGCCGAGATCGAAGCGCGCAGCTCGACGGGCCAGACCGCGCTCATGTACGCGGCCTGGAAGGGCCGCGTGCGCGTGCTGCAGGCCCTGCTGAACGCGGGCGCGAAGCTCGAGGTGCGCGCCGAGGACGGACAGACTGCGCTCGTGCGCGCGGTGCGCGAGGGTCACCTCGACGCCACGCGGCTCCTGCTCGACAAGCACGCCGACCCCAACGTGCGCGACCGCTCGGGCTGGACGCCGCTCCTGCTCGCGTCGGCCGCGGGTCACAGCCAGATCGCGGTGCTCCTGCTCGAGCGCGGCGCAGACCCGAACGTGAAGTCACCCGACGGCCGCACCGCGCTGATGATGGCGTCGATCCTGCCCGGCGCGAGCGACGACCGCGAGCGCCGCCGCCGCGAGAACAACCGCGCGCTGGTGCGCGCCGCGCGCGAGGGACAGACCTCGTACCTGCGCGCGCTGCTCGCCGCCGGAGCCTCCGCCGACACGCGCGACGACCAGGGCTGGACGCCGCTGCTCCACGCCTCGGCCGCCGGCCACGGCGACATCGTGGAGCTCCTGCTGCAGCGCGGCGCCGATCCCAACGCGCGTACCTCCGACGGCCTTTCCGCCGCCACGCTCGCCACCTCGCACGGCCACCCCGACATCGTGCGACTGCTGTTCAGCTCCGGCGCGCCTCAATGACTTATTGACTGCGTCCGCCTGCGGCTCACTGCGCGCGCCTGAGCTGTGATCGCATGGGCACCCGACCCATGCTCCGGCGCTTGCGGGGCCTCGCTCGGGGCGGCCTTCGCTCGGCGTTTTCGCGAACATCAGGGTCGTGGCCAACGAGAGAGACGCCCTGGGCCGGGAGTTCGAGTTCGCGGCCCCGCCGCAGCGCATCGTGTCACTCGTGCCGTCCTGGAGCGAGACACTCTTCGCGCTCGGAGCCGGTGACTCGCTGGTCGGAGTCACCGAGTACTGCGTGCACCCGGCCGAGGGCGTCGCCAAGCTCGCGAAGGTCGGCGGCACCAAGAACCCCGCGGCCGGTGCGATCGCCGCCCTGCGTCCCGACCTCGTGCTCGCGAACAAGGAGGAGAACCGCCAGCGGGACGTCGAGCGGCTGGAGGCCGCTGGCCTGCGCGTGTTCGTGACCTACGCGCGCACCGTGCGCGAGGCCGTGGCGGAGCTGCGGGCGCTCGGGCGCATTGCGGCGCGCGAGGCCGCGGCCGAGGCGATCGCCGCCGAGGTCGAAGCCCGGCTCGCGGCGCTCGCGCGGCCCGCCGGCGCGCACCGCCCGCGCGCCGCCGCGCTGGTCTGGCGCGATCCGCTCATGGCCGTGGGCGGAGACACTTTCGCAGACGACCTCGTGCGCTGCGCCGGTGCCGAGAATCCCTTCGCGGCGGCGCAGGGCCGCTATCCGCGCATCACGCGCGCCGAGCTCGAGGCGGCGGCGCCCGACGTGCTCTTGCTCCCGACGGAGCCCTACCGCTTCGAGGAGCGCGACCGGCTCGAGTTCCTGTCGCTCGCCTGCCCGGCGGCTCGCAGCGGCCGCGTGCACGTCGTCGAGGGTGAGCTTTTGTCGTGGTACGGCCCGCGCATGGCGCGCGCGCTCGACACGCTGGCGCGGCTGTTCGCCGACTAGCGGCCGTTCGGGAGCCGCGTGCCGCAGCTCGCGCAGAAGTGCGCGGACGGCGGCGAGTCGGAGCGGCGGCGCGCGCCGCACGACGGGCAGAAGGCCGCTTCCGCGGGCAGCGCGCACTGACAGGCCGGGCAATGCACGGTAGCGCTGGCGGGCGCGGCGCCTGGCCGCACGGCGCGCCGGTCGATCAGCTCCTGCACGGGCTCGGGCGGCGAGAGCGAGAGCAGGCGGAACTCGACCACGGTGACTCCGCGCGCGGCGAAGTGATCGGCGATCCGGGCCTGCGCGCCCGCCGCGATCTCGCCGTAGCGCTGTGCCAGGTCGAGCACGCTGTACAAATGACTCGACAGGTACTCCGCCAGCTGAGTCACGATCCAGCCGCGCAGCAGCTCCGACACCGCCCCGTTGGTGAACTCGGACAGGGCGGCCAGGAGCTCCTGCATGAAGCGCGCGGGGTCGGTGACTCGAAACGACCAGGTGCCGAACGCACGCAGCCCGAGCTCTGCCAGCTCGCCGTCGCGGAAGGCGATCGGCTCCAGCGCCGCCCACTTCTGGTTCACGAAGCCGCGCAGGCTGGCGAAGTACAGCTCGGCGCGCGCCGGCGCGGCGCAGGCCTCGGGCAGCGCGTGCGCGCCGACGCCGAGCACCTGCTCGACGCACCCGTCGCGCACCAGCACCGCCGCCTGGCCGTCCCGCACCAAGAGACGCGCACCGGCCGGCAGCGACGCGGCGCCGAGCTCGGGAAAGCGCGAGACGAGCGTCTCGGGCGAGCGGTCAAGACACTCGATGACTTCGGCCGGCTGCCCCATGCTCAGTTGGACCGCAGACCCAGGATGGCGTTGCGGCGGTCGGCCAGCGACAGGCCCAGCCGCTTGACCGCTCCGCGCAACAGCGGCGCGCTCAGCTCCCCCGCCGTCACCTGCGCCGCGAGCTCCGCGACCTGCACGGCGATGCGCTCGTCCTGCGCGTACAGCGCGTCGAGCCCCGGGCCGTCGTCGAGCTTCGCCTCCTCGAAGAAGCCGGAGTAGCCGCGGTCGGCGAAGCGCAGCTCGCCCCGGACCTTCTCCACGCAGGCGATCAGCTCCCGGGCTTCGTCCATGTCCTCGAGCGCGGCCTGCGAGATGCGGCCGCGCAGGTCGCCAGCGATGCGCTCCAGCCGGGCGGCGCCGTGGTCCCGGAGCAGCTGGTCGGCCTGCCGCCGGTGCTCGCGCTCGACGTAGCCGCGGAAGCCGGGCACGTGCGCGACGACCCGCTCCAGCGACCCGCGCTGCTTCGCCATCACGGCCCCCTCGTCCCCGCGTGCGTCCGGTTCGGCCGGCGGCTGGACCTGCTTGAGGCCCTGGCGCACAGGGGCGAAAGCGCCGGTCGGGTGGCGATCCACCCCCCATCGGACGCTGCGCATGAGAGTGACTTCAGGTGTGCGGGGTGCAACCGGGGCTGTCCGTCGAGTCCGCTTGGGTCCTCCACGGCTTCCGACTAGACTTGCCGGCGGGCAGGGCTTTTCCGCGCTCCCTTTCTCGGGGCCGCGGACACTATCTCTTTGCAGTCATTCTCTGCAGGGTTGGGTCGTCGTCCGGACTGCGGCCGCAATCCTCGCGAGTCAGGGACGGGACGAGTGACCGAGCGCTACTCCGCGGCCGTCGATCGAACGCTTCGCCTGCGCGACGGGCGGCAGATCGGCTTCGCCACGTTCGGAGATGCCGACGGCTTGCCGGTGTTCTACACGCACGGCACGTTCGGCTCGCGCCTCGAGGGGCGCATCGCGCACGTGGCCGCGCTCCACCGCCACGTGAGCCTGATTGCGATCGACCGGCCCGGCTTCGGTCTCTCGGACCGCCGGCCCGACTCACGACTCTCCGACTGGCCCTCGGATCTCGAGGAGCTCGCCGACCAGCTCGCGATCGACCGCTTCTCCATCCTGGGCGTGGCCGGCGGCGGGGCCTTCGCCCTGGCCAGCGCCGTGAAGCTGCCCGAGCGCGTGCGCTCGGTGGCGCTGGTGTCGAGCACCGCGCCGCACGACCGGCCCGGCGTGCTCGGCGGCATGGACGTGCGCGCGCGCATGGTGCTGCACGTGCTGCCGCGGCGCCTGTCGTGGCTCTCGCACCGGCTGCACGCGCGCAACGCGCGCCTGGCGGACCGGGACCCGCTGCGCCTGCTGCGCGAGGCGTCGGGCACGCTGCCGGCGTCGGAGCGCGGGTCGCTGAGCTCCCCCGAAGTCGCCTCGATCTTCATGGACGCCGCGTTCGAGAGCTTTCGCTCCGGCACCGACGGCATGGTGCACGAGCTGCGCATCCTGGCCGAGCCTTGGGGCTTCGCGCTGGAGGGCATCGAGGCGCCGGTCTTCCTGTGGCACGGCGAGACCGACCGGATCAGCCCGGTCGAGATGGCCCACGTGCTGGCACGCGAGATCGCGAAGTCGCAGCTCCAGACCATCCCGGACCGCGGCAGCGCGATCGCCGTCGATGTGATTCCCGACGCGATCGCGACGCTCGCGGCCTACGCCCGGCAGAGTGACTGAGCGGGGCTCAGGTCCAGCCGTGCGCCGCGGGCACGACCTCGGCTACGAGGCGCCGGGTCTGCTCCATGAGCTCGCTCTCGCTCTGCGCCAGGGGAATCAGCACGAACTTCGAGACACCCACGGCGCGATACTGCGCGATGCGCTCGAGCACCGTCTTCGCCTCGCCCAGCGCGAAGTAGGCGCCGGGGTCGAAGTCGGCGCCCGCGGAGCGCGCGCGCGCGGCGAACGCGCGCATCATCTGTGAGTCGTCGATCGAGCCCAGGCGGAACGCGAAGCTCGCGCCGTAGTGGTCGTCGGGGATCGGCCGGCCCGACTCGGCGCCCGCCTTCTTGATCGCTGCGATCACCGGCGCGACCTGCGCCGGTGTCTGGATGCCACCGAGCCAGCCCGTCCCCAGGC contains:
- a CDS encoding helical backbone metal receptor, which translates into the protein MANERDALGREFEFAAPPQRIVSLVPSWSETLFALGAGDSLVGVTEYCVHPAEGVAKLAKVGGTKNPAAGAIAALRPDLVLANKEENRQRDVERLEAAGLRVFVTYARTVREAVAELRALGRIAAREAAAEAIAAEVEARLAALARPAGAHRPRAAALVWRDPLMAVGGDTFADDLVRCAGAENPFAAAQGRYPRITRAELEAAAPDVLLLPTEPYRFEERDRLEFLSLACPAARSGRVHVVEGELLSWYGPRMARALDTLARLFAD
- a CDS encoding SPFH domain-containing protein, with the protein product MGQPAEVIECLDRSPETLVSRFPELGAASLPAGARLLVRDGQAAVLVRDGCVEQVLGVGAHALPEACAAPARAELYFASLRGFVNQKWAALEPIAFRDGELAELGLRAFGTWSFRVTDPARFMQELLAALSEFTNGAVSELLRGWIVTQLAEYLSSHLYSVLDLAQRYGEIAAGAQARIADHFAARGVTVVEFRLLSLSPPEPVQELIDRRAVRPGAAPASATVHCPACQCALPAEAAFCPSCGARRRSDSPPSAHFCASCGTRLPNGR
- a CDS encoding alpha/beta hydrolase codes for the protein MTERYSAAVDRTLRLRDGRQIGFATFGDADGLPVFYTHGTFGSRLEGRIAHVAALHRHVSLIAIDRPGFGLSDRRPDSRLSDWPSDLEELADQLAIDRFSILGVAGGGAFALASAVKLPERVRSVALVSSTAPHDRPGVLGGMDVRARMVLHVLPRRLSWLSHRLHARNARLADRDPLRLLREASGTLPASERGSLSSPEVASIFMDAAFESFRSGTDGMVHELRILAEPWGFALEGIEAPVFLWHGETDRISPVEMAHVLAREIAKSQLQTIPDRGSAIAVDVIPDAIATLAAYARQSD